A window from Kovacikia minuta CCNUW1 encodes these proteins:
- a CDS encoding peptidoglycan-binding domain-containing protein translates to MNTNSEFLRGMTEAALSGPSLYPWDKRPAVAELQELLNAHGFKLRIDGDFGYITEDAVKEFQRQQNIRIDGIVGPQTWAALKKNIPPGTRTLRHGHTGADVCELQGLLQVCGYPVGRHGIFDEETKQAVVAFQQHHKLKECGTVDKVTWTVLRDGMPLPPSPQRSRWHLNTKKWW, encoded by the coding sequence ATGAATACAAACTCGGAATTTCTGCGTGGCATGACTGAAGCTGCTTTGTCGGGGCCAAGCTTATATCCCTGGGATAAACGTCCGGCTGTGGCAGAGCTTCAGGAATTGCTCAATGCCCACGGCTTCAAACTCAGAATTGATGGAGATTTTGGCTATATCACTGAAGATGCTGTAAAAGAATTTCAACGGCAGCAAAACATCCGGATTGATGGCATTGTTGGACCGCAAACGTGGGCAGCCTTAAAGAAAAATATTCCCCCTGGAACGCGCACTTTGCGTCATGGCCATACGGGTGCAGATGTGTGCGAACTCCAGGGGCTACTCCAGGTTTGTGGCTATCCCGTTGGTAGGCATGGAATTTTTGATGAGGAAACGAAACAGGCGGTGGTCGCTTTTCAGCAACACCATAAGCTAAAAGAATGCGGCACGGTGGACAAAGTAACCTGGACCGTGCTGCGAGATGGTATGCCCCTCCCTCCTTCCCCCCAACGCTCCCGCTGGCATCTAAATACGAAAAAGTGGTGGTAG